TGCTCGAAGGCGTGGGCTCGGGCGCGGTGAGCAACCAGGTCAACGACGTGGAGCACGCGGGGCTGATCTTCGTCATCGGCTCCAACCCCACGGCCAACCACCCGGTCGCGGCCACCTGGATGAAGAACGCCGCGCAGCGCGGCGCGAAGATCGTGTTGGCCGACCCGCGCCGCACCGACATCAGCCGCCACGCCTGGCGCACGCTGCAGTTCAAGGCCGACACCGACGTGGCCATGCTCAATGCGCTGATCCACGCCGTGATCGACGAGGGCCTGGTCGACCAGGAGTTCGTGCGCACGCGCGCCAGCAACTACGAAGCCTTGCGAGAGAACGTCAAGGGCTACAGCCCCGAGGCGATGGCGCCCATCTGCGGCGTGCCGGCCGAAACGCTGCGCGAAGTGGCGCGCGCCTTTGCCACCGCCAAGGGCTCGATGATCCTCTGGGGCATGGGCGTGAGCCAGCACGTGCACGGCACCGACAACGCGCGCTGCCTCATCGCGCTGGCCACCGTCACGGGCCAGATCGGCAAGCCGGGTTCGGGCCTGCATCCGCTGCGCGGCCAGAACAACGTGCAGGGCGCGAGCGACGCGGGCCTGATCCCGATGATGTTCCCCAACTACCAGCGCGTCGACAACCCGGCCGTGCATGCGTGGTTCGAAGACTTCTGGGGCATGCCGCTGGACGCGACGCCGGGCTACACCGTGGTCGAGATCATGCACAAGGCGCTGGCGCCCGACACCGATCCGCACAAGGTGCGCGGCATGTACATCATGGGCGAGAACCCCGCCATGAGCGACCCCGACCTGAACCATGCGCGCCATGCGCTCGCAAGCCTGGAGCACCTGGTGGTGCAGGACATCTTCATGACCGAGACCGCGTGGCTCGCCGACGTGGTGCTGCCCGCGAGCGCCTGGCCCGAGAAGACCGGCACCGTGAGCAACACCGACCGCATGGTGCAGCTGGGCAAGCGCGCGCTCAACCCGCCGGGCGACGCGCAGCCCGATCTCTGGATCATCCAGCAGATCGCCAAGGGCATGGGCCTGCAATGGAACTACGAGGGCGAGGAGTCCGGCGTGGCCGCGGTCTACGAGGAGATGCGCCAGGCCATGCATGCGGTGATCAGCGGCATCAGCTGGGAGCGCCTGCAGCGCGATTCGAGCGTGACCTACCCGTGCCTGAGCGAGGAAGACCCGGGCCAGCCGACCGTGTTCATCGACGACTTCCCGACCGCCGACGGCCGCGTGAAGCTGGTGCCGGCCGACATCATTCCGGCCGACGAGCGGCCCGATGCCGAATACCCGTTCGTGCTCATTACCGGGCGCCAGCTGGAGCACTGGCACACCGGCAGCATGACGCGCCGCGCCACCGTGCTCGATGCGCTGGAACCCATGGCCACCGCGTCGATGAACCAGGCCGACCTGCTGAAGCTGGGCCTGGAGGCCGGCGACGTGATCACGGTGCAGTCGCGGCGCGGCGAAGTGGCCATCC
The Variovorax sp. OAS795 genome window above contains:
- the fdhF gene encoding formate dehydrogenase subunit alpha, which translates into the protein MNAPSKLAELMPQTIEFTLDGQAIQAFDGETIYKAAERHGVEIPHLCYKDGYRADGNCRACVVEVKGERTLAPSCCRNVTAGMDVKATSERALKSQKMVVEMLLSDMPDQGYKWIGDDATQQHGELSAWAKKLDIAVRPELKALRREQPKTDISHPAMAVNLDACIQCNRCVRACREEQVNDVIGYALRGADSKIVFDLDDPMGDSTCVACGECVQACPTGALMPKSHIGSQEVDRKVDSVCPFCGVGCLVTYNVKDEKIVSVDGRDGPANHNRLCVKGRFGFDYAHHPQRLTKPLIRKPGMPKDFGDAPRPDDWSEYFREASWEEALALTTGKLSGLRDTYGAKSLAGFGSAKGSNEEAYLFQKLVRTGFGSNNIDHCTRLCHASSVAALLEGVGSGAVSNQVNDVEHAGLIFVIGSNPTANHPVAATWMKNAAQRGAKIVLADPRRTDISRHAWRTLQFKADTDVAMLNALIHAVIDEGLVDQEFVRTRASNYEALRENVKGYSPEAMAPICGVPAETLREVARAFATAKGSMILWGMGVSQHVHGTDNARCLIALATVTGQIGKPGSGLHPLRGQNNVQGASDAGLIPMMFPNYQRVDNPAVHAWFEDFWGMPLDATPGYTVVEIMHKALAPDTDPHKVRGMYIMGENPAMSDPDLNHARHALASLEHLVVQDIFMTETAWLADVVLPASAWPEKTGTVSNTDRMVQLGKRALNPPGDAQPDLWIIQQIAKGMGLQWNYEGEESGVAAVYEEMRQAMHAVISGISWERLQRDSSVTYPCLSEEDPGQPTVFIDDFPTADGRVKLVPADIIPADERPDAEYPFVLITGRQLEHWHTGSMTRRATVLDALEPMATASMNQADLLKLGLEAGDVITVQSRRGEVAIHVRRDDGTPNGAVFVPFAYYEAAANLMTNAALDPMGKIPEFKYCAVRIARGGQPMAAAGYGTGSGVLAAVD